From the Maioricimonas rarisocia genome, one window contains:
- a CDS encoding PQQ-binding-like beta-propeller repeat protein, which yields MPLRCVFALMLAACAGVLLTGTSVSASDWPQWRGPNRDGIAADSNFNADWRRQKPELLWMVDGMGQGYASVSVVDGKLFTTGNDRSSQSVVCADAATGELQWRRKLTDKAPKHGYEGSRCTPTVDGDRLYVVTSNGQISCLRTADGEVVWTRSFDDWNGKMMSGWGFSESPLVDGNWVLCTPGGPDAMIVALNKMTGDEVWASAVPQIGENGKDGAAYSSIVISEGAGVKQYVQLVGRGVIGVRAEDGKFLWGYNRVANGTANIPTPIIEGDYVFASTGYGTGSCLLKLSRDGNGVKAEEQYFLGSKTFQNHHGGMILVGDHVYAGHQHNKGFPICVEMKSGDVTWFEQSREFNHGSAAITYVDGHIIFRYQDGFIALIEATPEGFKLDGMFKPVYQEGKSWSHPVVVDGKMYLREQDRLMCYDVSET from the coding sequence ATGCCCCTGCGATGTGTCTTCGCGTTGATGCTGGCGGCCTGCGCCGGCGTGCTCCTGACCGGGACGTCCGTTTCGGCTTCCGACTGGCCGCAATGGCGCGGACCGAACCGCGACGGGATTGCGGCCGATAGCAACTTCAATGCGGACTGGCGACGTCAGAAGCCCGAACTGCTCTGGATGGTCGACGGCATGGGCCAGGGCTACGCCAGCGTCTCAGTTGTCGATGGCAAGCTGTTTACCACCGGCAACGACCGCAGCAGTCAGTCGGTCGTCTGTGCCGACGCTGCGACCGGCGAGCTTCAGTGGCGCCGCAAGCTGACCGACAAGGCCCCCAAGCACGGTTACGAAGGGTCCCGCTGCACTCCGACCGTCGATGGCGACCGACTGTATGTGGTGACTTCGAACGGTCAGATCAGCTGCCTGAGGACGGCCGACGGTGAAGTCGTCTGGACCCGCAGCTTCGACGACTGGAACGGCAAGATGATGTCCGGCTGGGGCTTTTCTGAATCACCGCTGGTCGATGGAAACTGGGTCCTCTGCACCCCCGGCGGTCCGGATGCCATGATTGTCGCCCTCAACAAGATGACCGGCGACGAAGTCTGGGCGTCGGCTGTGCCGCAGATCGGCGAGAACGGCAAGGACGGTGCCGCCTACTCCTCGATCGTGATCTCCGAAGGGGCCGGCGTGAAGCAGTACGTCCAGCTCGTCGGGCGTGGCGTCATCGGTGTGCGTGCCGAGGATGGCAAGTTTCTGTGGGGGTACAACCGCGTTGCCAACGGCACCGCGAACATTCCGACGCCGATCATCGAAGGCGACTACGTGTTCGCGTCGACCGGCTACGGGACGGGTTCCTGCCTGCTGAAGCTCAGCCGCGATGGCAATGGCGTCAAAGCCGAAGAGCAGTACTTCCTCGGCTCGAAGACGTTCCAGAATCATCACGGCGGCATGATCCTCGTCGGCGATCATGTTTACGCCGGCCACCAGCACAACAAAGGCTTCCCGATCTGCGTGGAGATGAAGTCGGGCGACGTGACCTGGTTCGAGCAGTCCCGTGAATTCAATCACGGTTCGGCCGCGATCACCTATGTCGACGGACACATCATCTTCCGCTACCAGGACGGATTCATCGCTTTGATTGAAGCGACGCCGGAAGGCTTCAAGCTCGACGGCATGTTCAAGCCGGTCTACCAGGAAGGGAAGAGCTGGTCGCACCCGGTGGTCGTCGACGGCAAGATGTACCTTCGCGAGCAGGACAGGCTGATGTGCTACGACGTGAGCGAAACGTAA